In Acidovorax sp. GBBC 1281, a single window of DNA contains:
- a CDS encoding efflux transporter outer membrane subunit, protein MPSEPQSSVDSQSWWTLYNDPDLERLQQLLLANSPDIASALARYQQAQAASDVLRAAQLPTVNATAGAQRNRQSERRPLRVLGPTSPDEYSSATLGLELSYELDLWGRVRQRVEAGVAEATAAQADLAAARLALQAQLADTLIALRGQDADAVLLRETVASYERAAQLIGHRQAGGVASGLDLSRAQAQLESTRSQLRQTLARRALLEHSIAALVGESASRFSIEPADIQNTLPSIPPGMPSTLLQRRADIAAAQQRVIAANANVGVARTAFFPLLTLSAQGGMQTSDLGRFVEAPNLFWVIGPALVSTVFDGGRRKADVARAQAQLDESGQRYRSVVLAAFQQVEDQLALLARFGEAAHDERSATQAAARAVELATNRFREGAASYLEVTSAQTVYLQARRSALDLDTRQRRATVQLVRALGGGWSAAEAT, encoded by the coding sequence GTGCCCTCAGAACCGCAGTCGAGTGTGGACAGCCAGTCCTGGTGGACGCTGTACAACGATCCCGATCTGGAGAGGTTGCAGCAGCTCCTGCTGGCCAATAGTCCGGATATCGCCAGTGCTCTGGCGCGCTACCAACAAGCACAAGCGGCCAGCGACGTTCTGCGTGCCGCCCAGTTGCCGACGGTCAACGCGACTGCAGGTGCGCAGCGCAACCGGCAGTCGGAACGGCGGCCTCTGCGGGTTTTGGGGCCAACCTCGCCCGACGAATACAGCAGCGCGACATTGGGCCTTGAGCTTTCTTACGAATTGGATCTATGGGGTCGCGTACGCCAGCGGGTCGAGGCCGGAGTGGCCGAGGCGACTGCGGCCCAGGCTGATCTGGCTGCCGCGCGCTTGGCTCTACAGGCTCAATTGGCGGATACCTTGATTGCGCTGCGTGGGCAGGATGCTGACGCCGTACTGCTGCGCGAAACAGTTGCCAGTTACGAACGAGCTGCACAACTGATCGGCCATCGGCAAGCCGGAGGCGTTGCGTCAGGCTTGGACCTGTCGCGGGCCCAGGCACAGCTTGAGAGCACCCGTTCGCAGTTGCGGCAGACCCTGGCTCGACGCGCCTTGCTGGAGCACTCGATCGCTGCACTGGTTGGTGAGAGCGCGTCCCGCTTTTCCATCGAGCCAGCAGACATCCAGAACACACTGCCATCGATTCCGCCTGGCATGCCGTCCACGCTACTACAGCGCAGGGCTGACATCGCCGCGGCTCAGCAGCGTGTGATCGCAGCTAATGCCAACGTCGGGGTGGCACGTACCGCCTTCTTTCCATTGCTGACCTTGTCTGCGCAGGGAGGAATGCAAACCAGCGACCTGGGTCGCTTCGTCGAGGCGCCCAACCTGTTCTGGGTCATCGGACCTGCTCTGGTCTCCACCGTATTCGATGGCGGTCGGCGCAAAGCTGACGTGGCCCGCGCCCAGGCGCAGCTCGATGAATCTGGTCAGCGCTACCGCTCCGTGGTGCTCGCAGCATTCCAGCAGGTGGAGGACCAACTGGCCTTGCTGGCGCGCTTCGGCGAGGCCGCCCACGATGAACGGTCAGCTACTCAGGCTGCAGCCCGTGCAGTGGAGCTGGCTACCAACCGCTTTCGGGAAGGGGCTGCGAGTTACCTGGAGGTGACGAGTGCACAGACCGTCTACCTTCAGGCCCGACGCAGTGCACTGGATCTGGATACACGCCAACGCCGAGCTACCGTTCAGCTTGTGCGTGCACTAGGGGGCGGCTGGTCTGCGGCTGAAGCAACATGA
- a CDS encoding formylglycine-generating enzyme family protein produces the protein MNDGLMLAHSKMDTSVNLCSYACMVAIAGALLSSGQAWAAPPATTTNDLGMAFVLIPAGSFMMGAAEGERDARDNEKPRHQVTIRKPFYIATHEVTQALWQAVTGRSPYDQARSNPFLGLPGMEARIRQPQNPATVSWNDAQSFISQLNRREGHTRYRLPTEAEWEYAARAGTTTAYSFGDDAAQLGRYAWYGEDFQTGSSHSVGRKLPNPWGLFDVHGNVWEWVQDWYAPNYGSSEAVADPRGPAGGANRVVRGGSWHVTADGWRSAFRKPYAPDYRGISIGFRVALDPAP, from the coding sequence ATGAACGATGGCCTGATGCTGGCCCATAGCAAAATGGACACATCCGTAAACCTGTGCTCATACGCATGCATGGTTGCGATTGCTGGAGCGTTGCTCTCATCGGGCCAGGCATGGGCGGCTCCGCCCGCCACCACGACGAACGACCTAGGTATGGCTTTTGTCCTCATTCCCGCCGGCAGCTTCATGATGGGTGCCGCAGAGGGCGAACGAGACGCGAGAGATAACGAAAAGCCGCGCCACCAGGTGACGATCCGCAAGCCTTTCTACATTGCAACTCACGAGGTAACCCAAGCCCTGTGGCAAGCAGTGACGGGCCGCAGTCCGTACGACCAGGCAAGATCGAACCCATTCCTGGGACTGCCGGGGATGGAAGCGCGCATACGCCAGCCACAGAACCCTGCAACAGTCTCGTGGAATGACGCGCAATCGTTCATCAGCCAACTCAACCGACGCGAGGGCCACACCCGCTACAGGCTGCCAACCGAAGCGGAATGGGAGTACGCGGCGCGTGCCGGGACTACCACTGCGTACTCATTTGGGGACGATGCTGCGCAGTTAGGTCGCTATGCCTGGTACGGCGAAGACTTTCAAACCGGATCCAGCCACTCCGTGGGCCGCAAGCTGCCCAACCCCTGGGGCCTGTTCGACGTGCACGGAAATGTTTGGGAGTGGGTGCAGGACTGGTATGCACCAAACTACGGCTCCAGCGAGGCGGTTGCCGATCCCCGTGGCCCCGCTGGCGGCGCGAATCGCGTCGTGCGGGGCGGGAGCTGGCATGTCACCGCGGATGGCTGGCGATCCGCTTTCAGGAAACCCTACGCGCCGGACTACCGTGGCATCAGTATCGGGTTCAGGGTCGCGCTAGACCCGGCGCCATGA
- a CDS encoding tyrosine-type recombinase/integrase — translation MLQLTRNRSIVLLGFWRAFRSDEIVNMRVENVTAVAGTGLTCRLDRSKTDRAMEGRTFHCPALSRLCPVDDYLEWIAISGRQAGAVYTGIDQWGHMSSRPMHPTSLIPLLRKMFHDAGVESAEGYSSHSLRRGFAGWARASGWDIKEMMAYVGWRDMESALRYLDAPTAGLQERFESGL, via the coding sequence TTGCTGCAACTGACGCGCAACCGGTCCATCGTGCTGCTGGGGTTCTGGCGCGCGTTTCGATCCGATGAGATCGTCAACATGCGAGTGGAGAACGTGACGGCCGTTGCCGGAACAGGCCTGACATGCAGGCTGGACAGGAGCAAGACGGATCGCGCGATGGAGGGCCGCACGTTCCATTGCCCAGCTCTGTCCCGGCTGTGTCCGGTGGACGACTACCTGGAATGGATCGCCATCAGCGGCCGCCAGGCAGGCGCGGTGTACACCGGCATCGACCAGTGGGGCCACATGTCCAGTCGCCCCATGCACCCCACCAGCCTGATCCCCTTGCTGCGCAAGATGTTCCATGACGCCGGCGTCGAGTCTGCCGAGGGCTACTCGAGCCATTCGCTGAGGCGCGGATTTGCCGGATGGGCCCGCGCCAGTGGATGGGACATCAAGGAGATGATGGCGTACGTTGGATGGCGCGACATGGAGTCGGCGTTGAGGTACCTTGATGCCCCGACCGCCGGACTGCAGGAGCGCTTCGAGAGCGGCCTCTGA
- the tnpA gene encoding IS66-like element accessory protein TnpA: MNDQDTPSKRRRREHSPMFKRELVARSLVPGASVAAVALQAGINSNLLFAWRRMHLSTQEQPQTPAPPQPSPMLLPVTIEAAPVAPCPSPTAAAPRQPGGTIEIDVGGARVRLRGAVDEASVRHVLQTLKALA; encoded by the coding sequence ATGAACGATCAAGACACCCCGAGCAAGCGCCGTCGGCGCGAGCACAGCCCGATGTTCAAGCGCGAGCTGGTCGCACGAAGCCTGGTGCCCGGCGCGTCAGTGGCCGCCGTCGCGCTGCAGGCCGGCATCAACTCGAACCTGCTGTTCGCATGGCGCCGGATGCACCTGAGCACGCAAGAGCAGCCCCAGACGCCAGCGCCGCCGCAGCCCTCGCCGATGTTGCTGCCCGTCACCATCGAAGCTGCTCCGGTTGCGCCATGCCCTTCACCCACGGCGGCGGCGCCTCGTCAGCCTGGCGGGACCATCGAGATCGATGTCGGCGGGGCGAGGGTGCGATTGCGCGGTGCAGTCGACGAAGCCAGCGTGCGCCATGTCCTGCAGACGCTCAAGGCGCTGGCGTGA
- the tnpB gene encoding IS66 family insertion sequence element accessory protein TnpB (TnpB, as the term is used for proteins encoded by IS66 family insertion elements, is considered an accessory protein, since TnpC, encoded by a neighboring gene, is a DDE family transposase.) has product MIGLPTSTRVWIVAGHTDMRKGFNGLSAMVQTALAANPFCGHVFVFRGRRGDMLKVLWFDGQGLLLLAKRLERGRFVWPQAQGGKVSLTPAQLSMLLEGIDWRMPMRTDQPALAA; this is encoded by the coding sequence GTGATCGGCCTTCCCACGAGCACCCGCGTCTGGATCGTTGCCGGCCACACCGACATGAGGAAGGGCTTCAACGGCCTGTCTGCGATGGTGCAGACGGCGCTGGCGGCCAACCCCTTCTGCGGTCACGTCTTCGTCTTCCGCGGCCGGCGCGGCGACATGCTCAAGGTGCTGTGGTTCGATGGCCAGGGATTGCTTCTGCTGGCCAAGCGCCTGGAGCGCGGCCGATTCGTCTGGCCGCAGGCGCAAGGCGGCAAGGTCTCGCTCACGCCGGCACAGCTCTCGATGCTGCTCGAAGGCATCGACTGGCGCATGCCGATGCGCACAGATCAGCCTGCGCTCGCAGCTTGA
- the tnpC gene encoding IS66 family transposase, translating to MPNTANAPHTVDSLLRVVQARDAEVALLKLLVDKLKVQLLRQVRARFGASSEQLDDPQIALIEGLPLHELAPVGKTPKAQAANSEGFDRSLPTHLPRENHVYRPETSDARRDAAGQACGCSACGGRLRQIGQDVSEQLEYVPSRFKVIRHVRPKLACMACESIFQAPAPSRPIARGVAGPGLLAHVLVAKYCDHQPLYRQSRIYAREGVLIERSTMAGWVGQSEKLLHPLVAALGRYVLAGSKLHADDTPVAVLSPGRGKTKTGRLWVYVRDDRSSASADAPAAWLRYSPDRKGEHPQAHLKNFKGVLQADAYAGFAKLYANGNVIEASCWAHARRPFWDLHESQGRAQGSVAEQALRRIGALYAIESDIRGRPPDERCRERQARAGPLLEELFAWLRGMLGQVCAKSELARAIGYTLTRLRSLTRYRDDGRIEIDNNAAERALRGVSLGRKNFMFMGSDAGGERAAAIYSLVETAKLNGLDPEAYLRDVLGRIADHPINRIDELLPWNIGRHAEDQRQAA from the coding sequence GTGCCGAACACCGCCAACGCACCCCACACCGTCGACTCGCTGCTGCGTGTCGTGCAGGCCCGTGACGCGGAAGTCGCCCTGCTCAAACTGCTCGTCGACAAGCTCAAGGTGCAGTTGCTGCGCCAGGTCCGCGCCCGCTTCGGCGCCTCCAGCGAGCAGTTGGACGATCCGCAGATCGCATTGATCGAAGGTCTGCCGCTGCATGAACTCGCACCGGTCGGCAAGACACCGAAGGCGCAAGCGGCCAACAGCGAAGGCTTCGACCGCAGCCTGCCCACACACCTGCCGCGGGAGAACCATGTGTACCGGCCCGAGACATCGGATGCGCGGCGCGATGCCGCCGGCCAGGCCTGCGGCTGCAGCGCATGTGGTGGTCGGCTGCGGCAGATCGGCCAGGACGTCTCGGAACAACTGGAGTACGTGCCCTCGCGCTTCAAGGTGATCCGCCACGTGCGCCCCAAGCTCGCCTGCATGGCGTGCGAATCGATCTTCCAGGCGCCAGCGCCCAGCCGGCCCATCGCACGCGGCGTGGCCGGCCCCGGGCTGCTGGCCCACGTGCTGGTCGCCAAGTATTGCGACCACCAACCGCTGTACCGCCAGAGCCGGATCTACGCACGCGAGGGCGTCCTGATCGAGCGCTCCACGATGGCTGGCTGGGTCGGCCAGAGCGAGAAGCTCTTGCACCCACTGGTCGCAGCGCTCGGGCGCTACGTGCTGGCGGGCTCCAAGCTCCACGCCGACGACACGCCAGTGGCGGTGCTCTCGCCCGGGCGGGGCAAGACCAAGACCGGGCGGCTCTGGGTCTACGTGCGTGACGATCGGTCATCTGCGAGTGCAGACGCGCCCGCGGCGTGGTTGCGTTACTCGCCCGACCGCAAGGGTGAACATCCTCAGGCGCACCTGAAGAACTTCAAGGGCGTGTTGCAGGCCGATGCGTATGCCGGCTTCGCCAAGCTCTATGCAAACGGCAACGTCATCGAGGCTTCGTGCTGGGCGCATGCGCGCAGACCATTCTGGGATCTGCACGAGAGCCAGGGGCGGGCGCAGGGCTCGGTTGCAGAACAGGCCCTTCGGCGCATCGGTGCGCTGTATGCGATCGAATCCGACATCCGCGGCCGCCCACCGGATGAGCGCTGCCGGGAGCGGCAGGCGCGAGCCGGGCCGTTGCTCGAGGAACTGTTCGCCTGGTTGCGAGGGATGCTCGGGCAGGTGTGTGCCAAGTCGGAACTCGCACGCGCCATCGGCTACACGCTCACACGGCTCCGGTCGTTGACGCGCTACCGTGACGACGGTCGCATCGAGATCGACAACAACGCCGCCGAGCGCGCGCTGCGCGGCGTGAGCCTGGGCCGCAAGAACTTCATGTTCATGGGCTCGGACGCTGGGGGCGAGCGCGCCGCGGCCATCTACAGCCTGGTGGAGACGGCCAAGCTGAACGGGCTCGACCCCGAGGCTTACCTGCGCGATGTGCTCGGGCGCATTGCGGACCATCCGATCAATCGCATCGACGAGTTGCTGCCGTGGAACATCGGCCGACACGCCGAAGACCAACGACAAGCAGCTTGA
- a CDS encoding plasmid pRiA4b ORF-3 family protein, which yields MASKVQRIKAPAAILQLHIELRGTKPKVWRRVLVPETITLAKLHLVVQAAFGWGHSHLHEFIAGDGERYGTPDPMHDEPGSITSESTRLTTALNRSTLSYVYDFGDYWDHRIKVEKKIAPMPQFVLPFCAGGACATPPEDCGGAPGYAEFVRAMANPDDPEHDNLVEWIGADTWDPLAFDSIEINDRLAAIKV from the coding sequence ATGGCGAGCAAGGTCCAACGGATCAAGGCACCAGCGGCGATCCTGCAACTGCACATTGAATTGCGCGGCACCAAGCCCAAGGTCTGGCGCCGCGTCCTGGTGCCAGAGACGATCACCCTGGCCAAGCTGCATCTTGTGGTCCAGGCTGCCTTCGGCTGGGGCCACTCGCATCTGCACGAGTTCATCGCTGGCGACGGCGAGCGCTATGGCACGCCAGACCCGATGCACGACGAGCCTGGCTCGATCACCAGCGAAAGCACGCGACTGACCACTGCCCTGAACCGGTCGACGCTGAGCTACGTCTACGACTTCGGGGACTACTGGGACCACCGCATCAAGGTCGAGAAGAAGATCGCACCGATGCCGCAGTTCGTGCTCCCGTTCTGTGCCGGCGGTGCCTGTGCAACGCCGCCGGAGGATTGCGGAGGCGCACCGGGCTATGCGGAGTTCGTGCGGGCCATGGCGAACCCTGACGATCCCGAGCACGACAACCTGGTCGAATGGATCGGTGCCGATACCTGGGACCCGTTGGCCTTCGACAGCATCGAGATCAACGACCGGCTCGCCGCGATCAAGGTCTGA
- a CDS encoding Tn3 family transposase, with protein MIGATQLPDVILEIDSRTQISTMLLGRQPEDDEELIALYAGLLAHGTEIDAKAAAAMIPGVPVSRVTAAMRMLEAPGRLRAANDSVVAFQQRFPIVKLWSDGKKASSDMMALDATRHLSIARTDPRRKTAAAGIYTHVLGSYPVIFDQPIVLMTRQDAPAVHGIEAYNSNSEDRIKVDLLAVDTHGYTYSGMSVAKLLKFDLCPQLAGLPDCKIWTPRSLKVSEALEKVAIPAITEKAIREGWDQTMRLIASIKSGRVSVAWALARHGSAAAGDDVRRCLDQYGRLLRSVFLCDYFTNDVFRREIHTLLNRGESVHLLQRAIYYGRITAERGRRRDELKSISGSHALLKNVVIGWNTMKLQETVDRLKSSGQRIDDSILRRIGPVHFGHINFRGTMSFSVARYAVSAVSAPLLTRDRRKNYSRSLSPSRRTSMARQLLPSAAVATHSCGGSAPIVMSPPSSIRALM; from the coding sequence ATGATTGGCGCAACGCAGCTGCCGGATGTCATTTTGGAGATCGACAGTCGGACACAGATCAGCACCATGTTGCTGGGCCGACAGCCGGAAGACGATGAAGAACTCATCGCGTTGTATGCAGGCTTGCTCGCGCACGGCACAGAGATAGACGCCAAGGCGGCCGCCGCCATGATTCCTGGCGTGCCTGTCAGCCGGGTTACGGCGGCCATGCGCATGCTCGAGGCGCCCGGCCGGCTGCGCGCAGCCAACGACAGCGTAGTGGCGTTCCAGCAGCGGTTTCCGATCGTCAAGCTGTGGAGTGATGGGAAGAAAGCCTCCTCCGACATGATGGCGCTCGATGCCACGCGCCATCTGTCCATTGCCCGCACTGATCCCCGTCGCAAGACCGCGGCGGCAGGCATATACACCCACGTCCTGGGCAGCTACCCGGTCATCTTTGACCAGCCCATAGTGCTGATGACGCGCCAGGACGCGCCGGCGGTGCATGGAATCGAAGCCTACAACTCGAACAGCGAGGACCGCATCAAGGTCGACCTCTTGGCGGTGGACACCCATGGCTACACCTATTCCGGCATGAGCGTGGCCAAGCTGCTGAAGTTCGACTTGTGTCCCCAGTTGGCGGGGCTGCCCGACTGCAAGATCTGGACGCCCCGCTCGCTCAAGGTGTCGGAGGCCCTCGAAAAAGTCGCCATACCGGCCATTACCGAGAAAGCCATTCGGGAAGGCTGGGACCAGACCATGCGCCTCATTGCCTCGATCAAGTCCGGCCGCGTGAGTGTGGCGTGGGCGCTGGCTCGCCACGGGAGCGCAGCTGCTGGGGATGACGTTCGCCGCTGCCTGGACCAGTACGGCCGACTGCTGCGATCGGTGTTCCTTTGCGACTACTTCACCAACGACGTCTTCCGCCGGGAAATCCACACCTTGCTCAACCGCGGTGAGTCGGTGCACCTTCTTCAGCGGGCCATCTACTACGGTCGAATCACCGCCGAACGAGGCCGCCGGCGTGATGAGCTCAAGTCGATTTCGGGATCGCACGCGCTTTTGAAGAACGTCGTGATCGGCTGGAACACGATGAAACTGCAGGAAACCGTGGATCGCCTGAAGTCCAGCGGGCAGCGCATTGACGACAGCATCCTGCGCCGGATCGGCCCGGTGCACTTCGGGCACATCAACTTTCGGGGCACCATGAGCTTCAGCGTGGCCCGGTATGCCGTAAGCGCCGTCTCAGCCCCCCTCTTGACGCGGGATCGACGGAAGAACTACAGCAGGTCGCTCTCACCGTCGCGACGCACGAGCATGGCCAGGCAGTTGCTGCCATCGGCGGCCGTGGCGACGCACTCGTGCGGTGGCAGCGCACCGATCGTGATGTCGCCGCCGTCCTCGATCAGGGCCTTGATGTAG
- a CDS encoding IS5 family transposase — protein sequence MTETKNRQRSKYRTTNWKAYNAALKARGSLTMWLDEGMQWFGTPTGRRGRSRTFSDAAIQFCLSIKCLFGQPLRQALGMVQSLLRLAKLDWPVPDFSTVCRRQKTLQVELSYQRTNSPLQLLVDSTGIKFLGEGEWKRKKHGAEYRREWRKVHLGIDAQTLEIRAIEVTSNAIGDAPMLPGLLAQIPTDESIESVSADGAYDTRACLDAIAERHAMAVIPPRKNASHWKKSSPGSAHRNEAIRACQRLGRGIWKKWSGYHRRSLVETKMHCFKRLGERVIARTFDRQVVELHVRVALLNRFSQIGRPHTVSVTAVA from the coding sequence GTGACAGAGACGAAGAACAGGCAGCGGAGCAAGTACCGCACGACGAACTGGAAGGCGTACAACGCGGCGCTGAAAGCGCGAGGCTCGTTGACGATGTGGCTAGATGAGGGCATGCAGTGGTTTGGCACGCCGACCGGCAGGCGTGGACGCAGCCGAACCTTCTCGGACGCAGCAATCCAGTTCTGCCTGAGCATCAAGTGCCTGTTCGGCCAGCCCTTGCGACAGGCGCTGGGCATGGTGCAGAGCCTGCTGCGGCTGGCAAAGCTGGACTGGCCGGTACCTGACTTCAGCACTGTTTGCCGGCGCCAAAAGACCTTGCAGGTCGAACTGAGCTACCAGCGAACCAACTCGCCGCTGCAGTTGCTGGTGGACAGCACCGGCATCAAGTTCCTGGGCGAAGGAGAGTGGAAACGCAAGAAGCATGGTGCTGAATACCGGCGCGAATGGCGCAAGGTCCATCTGGGCATCGACGCGCAGACGCTGGAAATACGCGCCATCGAGGTGACCAGCAACGCCATTGGGGATGCGCCGATGTTGCCCGGGTTGCTGGCTCAGATTCCCACTGACGAATCCATCGAAAGCGTCAGTGCCGATGGCGCCTACGACACGCGCGCCTGCCTGGACGCCATTGCCGAGCGGCACGCGATGGCGGTGATCCCGCCCCGCAAGAACGCCAGCCATTGGAAGAAGTCGAGTCCGGGCTCGGCGCATCGTAATGAGGCCATTCGGGCGTGCCAGCGCCTGGGTCGCGGCATTTGGAAGAAGTGGAGCGGCTACCACCGGCGCAGCCTTGTGGAGACGAAGATGCACTGCTTCAAGCGACTGGGCGAACGGGTGATCGCGCGCACGTTCGACCGCCAGGTTGTGGAGCTGCATGTCCGCGTGGCCTTGCTCAATCGGTTCAGTCAGATCGGCCGTCCTCACACCGTGTCGGTGACTGCTGTGGCATAG
- a CDS encoding sensor histidine kinase, whose amino-acid sequence MDGLKKRLNESVQLKLSFTLSLAILVVAIVAGIFSFLSAFDEAHELQDDVLRQVAQLMDHQRLSPAVPNTDTRLKDADEESRVIVQRLGEVSPYAVGVDAGGVLPLPATLSDGLHTLEVGGETFRVLVKTTASGERVAVAQESGFRNEIARDGALRTVMPFLILVPVLLLIVADLVRKMFQPIAALSKEIDQRAEQELHPVEDRHLPVEVRPFAVAINRLLARVGQSMESQRRFVADAAHELRSPLTAMSLQAERLAEAEMSSVARERLTVLRQGIERGRSLLDQLLTLAKAQSATDLPKSPVSVQSIYRRVLEDLMPLAEAKHIDIGVEGTLDAEVWASELNMIAVIKNLVDNAIRYTPEGGRVDLSVGVSEGMAVLRIQDSGPGIPLAERERVFDPFYRTLGSEQIGSGLGLSIVQTIAHRIGAEISLDFVNEIQQTGLNVVVIVPMGAVAQIELQTA is encoded by the coding sequence ATGGATGGTCTCAAAAAGCGCTTGAACGAATCGGTTCAGCTCAAACTGTCTTTCACACTCTCGCTAGCCATCCTCGTGGTGGCCATCGTGGCGGGCATCTTCTCGTTTCTGTCCGCCTTCGATGAAGCTCACGAGTTACAAGACGACGTACTGCGCCAGGTGGCGCAGCTCATGGATCATCAGCGCCTGTCGCCTGCCGTGCCGAACACTGATACTCGTCTCAAAGATGCCGATGAAGAATCGCGGGTGATCGTCCAGCGCTTGGGTGAGGTCAGTCCCTATGCGGTAGGCGTGGATGCAGGCGGCGTGCTCCCGCTCCCGGCGACTTTGTCGGATGGATTGCACACGCTGGAAGTTGGTGGCGAGACGTTTCGCGTGCTGGTCAAGACCACGGCGAGCGGCGAACGCGTCGCTGTGGCTCAGGAGTCCGGCTTCCGCAATGAGATTGCCCGCGACGGGGCACTGCGCACGGTGATGCCTTTCCTGATTCTCGTGCCGGTGCTGCTGTTGATCGTTGCTGACCTTGTGCGCAAGATGTTTCAGCCCATCGCGGCGCTGTCCAAAGAAATAGACCAGCGGGCAGAGCAGGAACTGCATCCCGTCGAAGACCGCCACCTTCCGGTCGAGGTACGTCCGTTTGCCGTGGCGATCAATCGCCTGCTCGCTCGTGTCGGCCAGTCGATGGAATCTCAGCGCCGCTTTGTGGCGGATGCCGCGCACGAGCTACGCTCGCCGCTGACCGCCATGTCGCTGCAAGCAGAACGGCTCGCGGAAGCGGAAATGTCCAGCGTGGCACGCGAACGGCTGACGGTTTTGCGCCAAGGGATCGAGCGCGGCCGCAGCCTGCTCGATCAACTTTTGACCTTGGCTAAGGCGCAGTCGGCCACCGACCTGCCGAAGTCGCCGGTATCTGTCCAGAGCATCTACCGCCGCGTGCTGGAAGACCTCATGCCGCTGGCCGAGGCCAAGCACATCGACATCGGTGTCGAAGGCACGCTGGACGCCGAAGTGTGGGCAAGCGAGCTGAACATGATCGCTGTGATCAAGAACCTAGTCGATAACGCCATCCGCTACACGCCGGAGGGAGGGCGTGTTGATCTCTCTGTGGGTGTCTCGGAAGGGATGGCCGTACTACGTATTCAGGACAGTGGGCCTGGCATTCCGTTGGCTGAACGGGAACGGGTGTTTGATCCCTTCTACCGCACGCTGGGGAGCGAGCAGATCGGCTCGGGCCTGGGGCTGTCCATCGTCCAGACGATTGCCCATCGCATTGGTGCTGAAATCAGCCTCGATTTCGTGAATGAAATTCAGCAGACCGGCTTAAACGTTGTCGTTATCGTTCCCATGGGCGCTGTTGCACAAATCGAATTGCAGACGGCATGA
- a CDS encoding response regulator transcription factor → MRVLLVEDDPMIGDAIQGALKDASYAADWVKDGQTALTTLGCQHYDLVLLDLGLPGQDGLEVLASIRARDNPIPLLIITARDGLDDRLRGLDGGADDYVSKPFQMAELLARMRAVLRRKGGTAAPVLSNGVVTLDPATKEACANDGPQVQLSNREFSLLQALLVRPGAILSRSELEDRIYGWGEEVESNAVEYLIHALRRKLGGEVIKNVRGCGWMVSKSA, encoded by the coding sequence ATGCGGGTATTGCTGGTCGAAGACGATCCCATGATCGGTGACGCGATCCAGGGCGCATTGAAGGATGCGTCCTACGCCGCTGACTGGGTGAAGGACGGGCAGACCGCGCTCACCACGCTGGGCTGCCAGCACTACGACCTGGTGCTACTCGACCTCGGTCTGCCCGGCCAAGATGGGCTGGAAGTCCTGGCCAGCATCCGTGCTAGAGACAACCCGATTCCCCTGCTCATCATCACGGCGCGTGACGGCCTGGATGACCGTCTGCGCGGCCTGGATGGCGGGGCCGACGACTATGTGTCTAAGCCCTTTCAGATGGCGGAACTGCTGGCCCGGATGCGCGCTGTTCTGCGCCGCAAAGGTGGCACGGCAGCACCCGTGCTCAGCAACGGCGTGGTGACGCTCGACCCGGCCACCAAAGAGGCTTGTGCCAATGATGGCCCCCAAGTGCAACTGTCCAACCGCGAGTTCTCACTACTGCAAGCCTTGCTGGTTCGGCCCGGTGCCATCCTTTCGCGCAGCGAACTCGAGGATCGCATCTATGGCTGGGGCGAAGAGGTCGAAAGCAATGCCGTCGAATATCTGATCCACGCACTGCGGCGCAAGCTCGGTGGCGAGGTCATCAAGAACGTCAGGGGGTGCGGATGGATGGTCTCAAAAAGCGCTTGA